A section of the Cololabis saira isolate AMF1-May2022 chromosome 16, fColSai1.1, whole genome shotgun sequence genome encodes:
- the si:ch211-266g18.10 gene encoding trichohyalin isoform X4, giving the protein MAEGAKAPAVAEAGGPGGPGVAVAGRPGGAGGAAAGGPAAGGPGAAAAEPQTSSLRSKGLEFLRKVKMSVELLIALAALLAWVVVGVVMFNFVEYKAVPDVQQIITDPVQAVNDAVDEVTSLLNKFQECAPDLSDPVSAANYAAEEITAAKDGFVRYFSDEEGNFYLSYVDPAVIGRQAFHLTNDFISGVVGSLRDTVCAVLDIILDTIQDISKGKVDLSLIDPVIIGRSVFTFTNELMCGVAGYTQNVLCLMLDTIMDVVKGTSDLSFIDPVVIGRKVFNVTNDSVCGVVSYIQDGLCTILDAIFDIGKGTTDVHFLDPVVIGRNVFSVTNDFVSGVAGYIQGVLCAIIDVTLDTLKGIQQAVGFSPMSVLKTTVEITKEQIGLLVSYISTLIGAQGIVPEVSVDPMKVVEDALLEFTDKKDVFLGFMAGMLGGGEPVVTPAGNVVTEKDASPSDMTLVRRKGEFLPSIEKVAEMMAAARDEAPEISPDSKTEEAEADEPTGAASEANVTEEEEDEVKHADKTQPESSLTEEEIIAHDCKEEEEEEEEAAHQREENIEIGEDAEKLEQEKGEHADDKFKIGQEQRGVVLKDDGDERHARRRVVVDKKEKKQRKTKTILPEHKLDKEETKIRKAVENKKARKDKEPEEDLVDEEDEEQEEDIKTEVKETENPGFHADEDRHEQSPKISDSDVKDQLEDKDRTSDAEEKKRDLKILLSEMVESDGAVPDSEEETSSSNYDQDKFTDVDENNNNSESTRAEPEEDDVQTSLERLGKVSLTEENINKYEKDHGAEKKEKKEKKVKVEETVVVKVTKVKSQKQGNKTEERLAEKKRKRPKDEEEVKEPSKAEKRVKQSLKEKETKAKPLKEDKEVKEKPKVTKKKEELPGKEKEVQIQPKEVKKAPEKEKEKKEERKTPNKEKEEKPQAEAIKEKRARESKREQVKEEKEADKHRKEKKEEKKSSKDKDVETLKEEKELKKTSIAEKLVKTPKDEKVDKVPKEKKAEIKPSKEEKVKKPFIEEKEVKKNFTDEKLRELPKREKVEQEKKTERKPSKEKKELEKPTKQEIVEKPSKEKEEEKPLKEQKEVKKPPKEPKEEEPSTAKRAEKRHFKEEKEVEKPSKKEKEIEKPPKETKDVKEPTKEERKVKIPPKEEKVIQEPPKEDAKKPPIKEDKPPKELRVEKHPKVEKEEKKPPKEEKEAKKSAKEEKLEKPAKEEIVVKLPKEEIKKTPEKVEKLPKEKKVEKPSKEKKDIEKHPTEKKKVEKHLEEKKETKEYPKVEKEEKKCPKEDAEKHQQKDKPVGKPLVEKKEAEKPLKEKRDVEKPSIEKKDVEKHLTRKKDVDKPSKEEKKEERATKEEKEAEKHLKERIEQKKPHKIEKESEKYLKKEKEVELTKEEKRVDKTPKEQEEEKKAPTEKMGERKHLKEEKKLDKSPKEEKEEKKPHKKEEVTEKHLKEEKEEKKPSKEEIKAVKTAINERIHEEHLKQEKGEKKSPKERESEKHPKKEKIVEKPSKDEKEERKPAKEKRDSVKLPKTDKVVVKPLKEKETPKEKKVEKSPKDEIQIEKALKEEKKDKKPHKEKKEVGKTPTKKDVEKTPKEEKKAQKEGKPPEKQKVVDKPTIEKKEVEKLARHEKEEKKPPQKGEEAAKLSKKEEIFEKPTNVTNKHPKEKEVEKPPKEGNKIEKRPKENKEEKTPPKEQKETAKPHKKDKIVEKTVKEDLIVEAPSKEKKVEKTSKEEKEEEKKQPKEKIEALKPLIREKIVEKHAKEKKEVEKTPKEDKKIEKTPKEEKAEKKLPKEEKESAKLPKEEKKVGEPFKEEKEADKAPKMDKVAEEPPKKKKVEETKVKTAHKEEKEEKKPPKEEKEAVKPPKKGKMTEKHTKDDKKVEEPSKEKVVAVQPPQKEKVVEKHPNGKKVVEKTPKEKKVEKPLKEEKAEKTPPKEEKEAAKSIKEEKITEKPTKEDKKVGTPPKEEKKVEKPPKEENKVEKPLKEEKEEKKHPKEEKKVEKPPKEEKEEKKHPKEEKEEKKHPKAKLEAVKPPTEKVVEKASKEKDVEETREKKKVEKAPEVEKEEKKPLKDKKESEKNTKKEKIVEKPTKEEKEEEKTNKKDKKDEKSSKEEKKEGKSPKMEKVGEKHFKQIKEVEEYPKEKKDERKVEEEVVVAPREDEEPVKKRVTKTAAKPKKEIKVAKHKVSSILKKEHLNVTKAAAKPKKEFKVAKHKVSSILKKEHLNVTKAAAKPKKEIKVAKHKVSSILKKEHLNVTKAVPKEPEKEPGKKIRPKPLKPAVAEVKGKEKPTPEKKAAKPKKEIKVAKHKVSSILKKEHLNVTKAAAKPKKEIKVAKHKVSSILKKEHLNVTKAVPKEPEKEPGKKIRPKPLKPVVAEVKGKEKPTPEKKVAKPKKEIKVAKHKVSSILKKEHLNVTKAAAKPKKEIKVAKHKVSSILKKEHLNVTKAVPKEPEKEPGKKIRPKPLKPAVAEVKGKEKPTPEKKAAKPKKEIKVAKHKVSSILKKEHLNVTKAVPKEPEKEPGKKIRPKPLKPAVAEVKGKEKQISEKKDKLGYLLEEVQKEKAKAAPAKKEAAPKQKAKPVILAKVQEGTPKNASLAKERVKIMPLKKAAPVKTKPAPSVKVHQVPGKNVSSTKERVKAAPLTKVVKERKVEPATLKKVSPAKPKSKPVEKKKEERRVLKEIQEPPKKETVLKPVHARKDKTVVKKAAKVETREDRRVLKEIQEPPKKEKQAEKKADKEKKVKEEHADNLFLDDEPFFQCFFVEEEEIQFPFYSFSPLKI; this is encoded by the exons GAGCCAAGGCCCCGGCTGTGGCTGAAGCCGGAGGGCCCGGTGGGCCCGGTGTGGCAGTAGCCGGAAGGCCCGGTGGGGCCGGTGGGGCAGCAGCCGGTGGGCCAGCAGCCGGTGGGCCcggtgctgcagcagcagaaccacagacCAGCTCTCTCAGGTCCAAAggtctggagttcctcaggaaGGTGAAGATGTCTGTGGAGCTGCTGATCGCCCTGGCTGCTCTCCTGGCCTGGGTGGTCGTGGGCGTGGTGATGTTTAACTTTGTCGAGTACAAAGCAGTACCTG ATGTTCAGCAAATTATAACGGACCCTGTCCAAGCTGTAAATGATGCTGTTGATGAAGTGACCAGTCTACTAAATAAATTTCAAG AGTGTGCACCTGATTTAAGTGACCCCGTGTCTGCTGCTAATTATGCAGCTGAAGAAATTACAGCAGCAAAAGATGGATTTGTTCGCTATTTTTCAGACGAAGAAG GAAACTTCTACCTCAGCTACGTTGACCCTGCGGTCATCGGTAGACAAGCTTTCCATTTAACTAATGACTTTATAAGTGGAGTGGTGGGCTCACTCCGGGACACAGTGTGTGCTGTCCTGGATATTATACTGGATACAATTCAGGATATAAGTAAAG GAAAAGTTGATCTTAGCCTCATTGACCCTGTGATTATAGGCAGGAGTGTCTTCACTTTTACTAATGAGCTCATGTGTGGAGTGGCAGGCTACACCCAGAATGTTCTCTGCTTAATGCTGGACACTATAATGGATGTAGTGAAAG GAACCAGTGACCTAAGCTTTATTGACCCGGTGGTAATCGGCAGAAAGGTCTTCAATGTTACAAATGACAGTGTTTGTGGAGTTGTGAGCTACATCCAGGATGGGCTCTGCACCATATTAGATGCCATATTCGATATCGGCAAAG GAACAACTGACGTACATTTTCTTGACCCCGTGGTCattggcagaaatgtcttcagTGTTACTAATGACTTTGTGAGTGGAGTAGCAGGATACATCCAGGGTGTGCTCTGTGCAATCATCGATGTGACACTGGATACATTAAAAG GTATCCAACAGGCTGTGGGATTTAGTCCCATGTCGGTTCTTAAGACGACTGTAGAAATCACCAAAGAGCAGATCGGCCTGCTCGTGAGCTACATCTCCACGTTGATTGGTGCACAAG GAATTGTGCCTGAAGTGTCTGTAGATCCAATGAAAGTTGTAGAGGACGCATTGTTGGAATTCACTGACAAGAAGGACGTGTTCTTGGGCTTCATGGCAGGCATGCTTGGTGGAG GTGAACCTGTTGTCACTCCGGCTGGAAatgtagttacagaaaaag atgcttctccatctGATATGACTTTGGTTAGAAGGAAAG GTGAATTTCTTCCCTCGATTGAGAAAG TTGCAGAGATGATGGCTGCAGCCAGAGATGAAGCTCCAGAGATAAGTCCAGACTCAAAAACAGAGGAGGCAGAGGCGGATGAACCCACTGGAGCCGCCAGTGAAGCCAACGTGaccgaggaagaggaggatgagg TGAAACATGCTGACAAAACACAGCCCGAGTCTTCACTGACGGAGGAGGAAATCATAGCTCATGACtgcaaggaggaggaggaggaagaggaagaagcagCACATCAGCGGGAAGAAAACATTGAAATAGGAGAAGATGCAGAAAAACTGGAGCAAGAAAAGGGTGAACACGCAGATGATAAATTCAAAATAGGTCAAGAACAAAGAGGAGTCGTCCTAaaagatgatggtgatgagagACATGCAAGAAGAAGAGTGGTAGTagataaaaaagagaagaagcaaCGCAAAACTAAAACCATTTTACCAGAACATAAACTGGACAAGGAAGAGActaaaatcaggaaggctgTAGAAAATAAGAAGGCAAGGAAGGACAAAGAACCTGAAGAAGATTTGGTGGATGAGGAGGAcgaagagcaggaggaggatATAAAAACAGAAGTCAAGGAAACAGAAAATCCTGGATTTCATGCTGATGAAGACAGACATGAACAAAGCCCTAAAATAAGTGACAGTGATGTCAAAGATCAACTTGAAGATAAAGATCGAACCAGTGATGCAGAAGAGAAAAAACGTGACCTTAAAATATTGTTATCTGAAATGGTTGAAAGCGATGGTGCAGTACCCGACTCTGAGGAAGAAACATCATCATCTAATTACGACCAAGACAAATTCACAGATGTtgatgaaaacaacaacaacagtgaGAGCACTAGAGCTGAACCTGAAGAGGACGACGTTCAGACGTCTTTAGAGAGGCTTGGAAAAGTGTCACTCACAGAAGAAAACATCAATAAATATGAGAAAG ATCATGGAGCtgaaaagaaggagaaaaaagagaagaaagtcaAAGTTGAAGAAACTGTTGTTGTCAAAGTAACAAAAGTGAAGTCACAAAAACAAGGGAACAAAACAGAGGAAAGACTTGCCGAGAAGAAACGGAAAAGACCTAAAG atgaggaagaggtAAAGGAACCATCTAAAGCTGAAAAAAGGGTTAAACAGTCCCTCAAAGAAAAGGAAACCAAAGCCAAACCACTTAAAGAAGACAAAGAGGTGAAGGAAAAACCTAAAGTGaccaagaaaaaagaagaacttccggggaaagaaaaagaagtacAAATACAACCCAAAGAAGTAAAGAAAgccccagaaaaagaaaaggagaaaaaagaagagagaaaaactcccaacaaagagaaagaagagaaaccCCAGGCAGaggcaataaaagaaaagagagcaAGAGAGAGCAAAAGAGAGCAAgtcaaagaagagaaagaagcaGATAAACATcggaaagagaagaaagaagaaaaaaagtcttcCAAAGATAAAGATGTTGAAACACTCAAAGAAGAGAAGGAACTTAAGAAGACTTCCATTGCAGAGAAATTAGTGAAAACTCCCAAAGATGAGAAAGTGGACAAAGTtcctaaagaaaagaaagcagaGATTAAGCCTTCCAAAGAAGAAAAAGTAAAGAAACCATTCatagaagaaaaagaagttaAGAAGAATTTCACAGATGAAAAATTAAGAGAACTTCCTAAAAGAGAAAAAGTGGAgcaggaaaagaaaacagaaaggaAGCCCTCCAAAGAGAAGAAAGAGTTAGAAAAGCCTACAAAACAGGAGATAGTAGAGAAGCCAtccaaagaaaaagaagaggagaaaCCTCTGAAAGAACAAAAGGAAGTAAAGAAACCCCCCAAAGAACCTAAAGAAGAGGAACCTTCCACGGCAAAGAGAGCAGAAAAGAGGCATtttaaagaagagaaagaagtaGAAAAACCTtccaagaaagagaaagaaattgaGAAACCTCCCAAAGAAACCAAAGATGTAAAGGAACCAaccaaagaagaaagaaaagtaaaaatccCCCCCAAAGAAGAAAAGGTCATACAGGAACCTCCTAAAGAAGACGCAAAGAAACCTCCCATAAAGGAAGATAAACCCCCTAAAGAGTTAAGAGTTGAAAAGCATCCTAAagtagaaaaagaagaaaagaaacctcccaaagaagaaaaggaagccAAGAAGTCTGCTAAAGAGGAAAAACTAGAGAAACCTGCCAAAGAAGAAATAGTAGTGAAACTTCCTAAAGAAGAAATCAAGAAAACTCCAGAAAAAGTAGAGAAACTTcccaaagaaaagaaagttgagaaaccatccaaagaaaagaaagatatAGAGAAACATCccacagagaagaaaaaagtagagaaacatctcgaagaaaagaaagagacaaAAGAATATCCCAAAgtagagaaagaagaaaagaaatgccCAAAAGAAGAtgcagaaaaacatcagcaGAAGGATAAACCGGTGGGAAAACCTCTGGTAGAGAAGAAGGAAGCAGAGAAACCTCTCAAAGAAAAGAGAGACGTTGAGAAACCTTCCATAGAAAAGAAGGATGTAGAAAAACATCTCACAAGAAAGAAAGACGTAGATAAACCCTCtaaagaggagaagaaagaagaaagagccaccaaagaagaaaaggaagcagagaaacatctcaaAGAAAGGATAGAACAAAAGAAACCTCACAAAATAGAGAAAGAATCAGAAAAATATctgaaaaaggagaaagaagTAGAATTAACCAAGGAAGAGAAAAGGGTAGATAAAACTCCCAaggaacaagaagaagaaaagaaagcacCAACAGAAAAGATGGGagaaaggaaacatctaaaagaggagaagaaactGGACAAATCCcccaaagaagagaaagaagaaaagaaacctcataaaaaggaggaagtaaCTGAGAAACATctcaaagaagagaaagaagaaaagaaacctTCCAAAGAAGAAATCAAAGCTGTTAAAACTGCCATAAATGAGAGGATACATGAGGAACATCTCAAacaggagaaaggagaaaagaaatccCCCAAAGAAAGAGAATcagaaaaacatcccaaaaaggagaaaatagttgaaaaaCCATCTAAAGatgagaaagaagaaaggaaacctgccaaagaaaaaagagattCAGTTAAGCTTCCCAAAACAGATAAAGTAGTTGTAAAACCtctgaaagaaaaggaaactcccaaagagaagaaagtAGAGAAATCTCCCAAAGATGAGATACAAATTGAGAAAGCCcttaaagaagagaaaaaagataagaaaccccacaaagaaaagaaagaagttgGAAAAACTCCCACAAAGAAGGACGTTGAGAAAACCcccaaagaagaaaagaaagctcAAAAAGAAGGTAAGCCTCCTGAGAAGCAGAAAGTAGTAGATAAACCAACcatagaaaagaaggaagtagaaaAACTTGCTAGGcatgagaaagaagaaaagaaacctCCCCAAAAGGGAGAGGAGGCAGCTAAACTTtccaaaaaggaagaaatattTGAAAAACCAACCAACGTCACAAACAAACATCCCAAAGAGAAAGAAGTAGAAAAACCTCCCAAAGAGGGCAATAAAATTGAGAAACGCCCCAAGGAAAACAAGGAAGAAAAGACACCTCCCaaagaacaaaaagaaactgcgaaacctcataaaaaagacaaaatagttGAAAAAACTGTCAAAGAAGACTTAATAGTTGAGGCGCCTTCCAAAGAGAAGAAAGTAGAGAAAACCtccaaagaagagaaagaagaagaaaagaaacagccaaaagaaaaaatagaagcACTTAAACCTCTCATAAGAGAGAAAATAGTAGAAAAACAtgccaaagaaaagaaagaagtagAGAAAACACCCAAAGAGGATAAGAAAATTGAGAAAACTCCTAAGGAAGAGAAAGCCGAAAAGAAACTCcccaaagaagaaaaagaatcagcaaaactccccaaagaggaaaagaaagttgGTGAACCtttcaaagaagaaaaagaagccgATAAAGCTCCCAAAATGGATAAAGTAGCTGAGGAACctcccaaaaagaaaaaagtagaggAGACGAAAGTCAAAACAGCtcataaagaggaaaaagaagaaaagaaaccccctaaagaggaaaaagaagcgGTGAAACCTCCCAAAAAGGGGAAAATGACTGAAAAACATACCAAAGACGATAAAAAAGTAGAGGAACCTTCCAAAGAAAAAGTAGTAGCAGTTCAACCTCCCCAAAAGGAGAAGGTAGTAGAAAAACATCCCAATGGAAAGAAGGTAGTAGAGAAAACACCCAAAGAGAAGAAGGTTGAGAAACCTCTTAAGGAGGAGAAagcagaaaagacaccaccaaaagaagaaaaagaagcagcAAAATCtataaaagaggagaaaataactgaaaaaccaaccaaagaagacaaaaaagtaGGCACACCTcccaaagaagagaagaaagttgagaagcCTCCCAAAGAAGAGAATAAAGTTGAGAAGCCtctgaaagaagagaaagaagaaaagaagcatcccaaagaagagaagaaagttgagaagcctcccaaagaagagaaagaagaaaagaagcatcccaaagaagagaaagaagaaaagaagcatCCCAAAGCAAAACTAGAAGCAGTTAAACCTCCCACAGAGAAAGTGGTAGAAAAAGCTTCCAAAGAAAAGGACGTAGAGGAAACACGTgaaaagaagaaagttgagaaagcTCCTGAAgtagagaaagaagaaaagaaacccCTCAAAGATAAAAAGGAAtcagaaaaaaacaccaaaaaggagaaaatagttgaaaaaCCAaccaaggaagaaaaagaggaagaaaaaactaacaaaaaggaCAAGAAAGATGAGAAATCTtccaaagaagagaaaaaagaagggaaatctCCCAAGATGGAGaaagtgggagaaaaacatttcaaacaaaTAAAGGAGGTAGAGGAATatcccaaagagaagaaagatGAAAGAAAAGTAGAGGAAGAAGTTGTAGTTGCTCCCAGAGAAGATGAAGAACCTGTTAAGAAGAGGGTCACCAAGACAG CGGCCAAACCTAAAAAGGAAATCAAAGTAGCCAAGCATAAGGTTTCATCCATCCTCAAGAAGGAACATCTCAACGTCACTAAAGCAG CGGCCAAACCTAAAAAGGAATTCAAAGTAGCCAAGCATAAGGTTTCATCCATCCTCAAGAAGGAACATCTTAACGTCACTAAAGCAG CTGCCAAACCTAAAAAGGAAATCAAAGTAGCCAAGCATAAGGTTTCATCCATCCTCAAGAAGGAACATCTTAACGTCACTAAAGCAG TTCCCAAGGAGCCTGAGAAGGAACCAGGGAAAAAGATCAGACCTAAACCTCTTAAACCAG CCGTAGCTGAAgtaaagggaaaagaaaaaccaaCCCCTGAGAAGAAAG CTGCCAAACCTAAAAAGGAAATCAAAGTAGCCAAGCATAAGGTTTCATCCATCCTCAAGAAGGAACATCTTAACGTCACTAAAGCAG CTGCCAAACCTAAAAAGGAAATCAAAGTAGCCAAGCATAAGGTTTCATCCATCCTCAAGAAGGAACATCTTAACGTCACTAAAGCAG TTCCCAAGGAGCCTGAAAAGGAACCAGGGAAAAAGATCAGACCTAAACCTCTTAAACCAG TCGTGGCTGAAgtaaagggaaaagaaaaaccaaCCCCTGAGAAAAAAG TGGCCAAACCTAAAAAGGAAATCAAAGTAGCCAAGCATAAGGTTTCATCCATCCTCAAGAAGGAACATCTTAACGTCACTAAAGCAG CGGCCAAAcctaaaaaggaaataaaagtagCCAAGCATAAGGTTTCATCCATCCTCAAGAAGGAACATCTTAACGTCACTAAAGCAG TTCCCAAGGAGCCTGAGAAGGAACCAGGGAAAAAGATCAGACCTAAACCTCTTAAACCAG CCGTAGCTGAAgtaaagggaaaagaaaaaccGACCCCTGAGAAGAAAG CGGCAAAACCTAAAAAGGAAATCAAAGTAGCCAAGCACAAGGTTTCATCCATCCTCAAGAAGGAACATCTTAACGTCACTAAAGCAG TTCCCAAGGAGCCTGAAAAGGAACCAGGGAAAAAGATCAGACCTAAACCTCTTAAACCAG CCGTAGCTGAAgtaaagggaaaagaaaaacaaatctctGAGAAGAAAG